One Oikeobacillus pervagus DNA window includes the following coding sequences:
- a CDS encoding DUF5366 family protein — translation MKIKNIYFTGYLPFISILLFSLSLSVYFQSFLLGIFKKIGLYNGMLEFFTETEMKLTMILGLMLVFFMIFSALKLVADTINQLSFLFFSKDTEGEIIKAARMGTLIYFVGSLISLLSIASAIGIAIIFVLTTLSYFAYFVYKTSSSFTTPGLIGIICFEIIVWVLLIVLIIFIVAKIYNSLMSGLPV, via the coding sequence ATGAAAATCAAAAATATTTATTTCACTGGATATTTACCCTTTATTTCTATTTTACTATTTAGTTTATCCTTATCTGTCTACTTTCAAAGTTTTCTACTAGGGATTTTTAAGAAAATCGGCCTATACAATGGAATGCTAGAATTTTTTACAGAGACAGAAATGAAACTAACGATGATCCTTGGATTAATGCTTGTATTTTTTATGATTTTTTCAGCACTAAAACTCGTCGCCGATACAATTAATCAGCTTTCCTTCTTATTTTTCTCCAAAGATACAGAAGGAGAAATCATAAAGGCAGCACGTATGGGCACCTTGATCTATTTTGTTGGATCATTGATTTCTTTACTCAGTATCGCATCCGCCATAGGAATCGCCATTATATTTGTACTTACTACACTTTCATACTTTGCATACTTTGTATACAAAACAAGCTCTTCCTTCACAACCCCAGGATTAATCGGAATCATCTGCTTTGAAATCATCGTTTGGGTCCTATTAATCGTCCTTATCATTTTCATAGTTGCAAAGATTTATAATAGTCTAATGAGCGGATTGCCAGTGTAA